One Eublepharis macularius isolate TG4126 chromosome 6, MPM_Emac_v1.0, whole genome shotgun sequence DNA segment encodes these proteins:
- the RGR gene encoding RPE-retinal G protein-coupled receptor, whose protein sequence is MGESHPLPEGFTELEMFGFGTVMMAEALLGFCLNGLTIICFHKIKELRTPGNFLVFSLALSDCGICINAFVAAFSSFLRHWPYGSDGCQVHGFHGFLTSLSSISFAAAVACDRYHHYCTRSKLQWSSVISMVLFVWLFAAFWSAMPLLGWGKYDYEPLRTCCTLDYTKGDINYVTYLIALAFFNFVIPVFIMLTAYQSIDQKFKKTGQYKFNTGLPVKSLVICWGPYSLLCFYAAIENVTFISPQIRMIPAVIAKISPAVNAFLYALRNENYRGGIWQFLTGQKTEKAEVDNKTK, encoded by the exons CATTACTTGGGTTCTGCCTGAATGGGCTGACAATCATTTGTTTCCACAAAATCAAAGAACTTCGGACTCCTGGCAACTTCCTGGTTTTCAGCCTCGCCTTATCCGACTGTGGGATCTGCATCAACGCATTCGTTGCTGCCTTCTCTAGCTTCTTAAG ACACTGGCCCTACGGCTCTGACGGCTGCCAGGTGCACGGATTCCACGGGTTCTTAACATCCCTTTCCAGCATTAGTTTTGCAGCTGCAGTTGCCTGCGACCGATACCATCATTACTGCACTA GAAGTAAATTACAGTGGAGCTCGGTCATTTCCATGGTGCTCTTTGTGTGGCTGTTTGCGGCCTTTTGGTCTGCAATGCCACTTCTGGGATGGGGCAAATATGATTATGAACCCCTCAGGACCTGCTGCACATTGGACTACACTAAAGGAGACAT AAACTATGTCACATATCTTATTGCTCTGGCCTTTTTCAATTTTGTGATCCCGGTTTTCATCATGCTAACAGCCTACCAATCTATAGATCAGAAGTTCAAGAAAACGGGACAATACAAG TTTAATACCGGCTTGCCAGTGAAATCTTTGGTCATTTGCTGGGGTCCTTACTCACTTTTATGCTTCTATGCAGCAATTGAAAATGTGACTTTCATTTCACCCCAAATCCGAATG ATTCCTGCTGTCATTGCTAAGATTTCACCAGCAGTGAATGCCTTCCTCTATGCCCTGAGGAACGAGAACTACAGAGGAGGAATATGGCAATTCCTTACAGGACAGAAGACTGAGAAAGCTGAAGtggataacaaaacaaaataa